GACCTCAGCGACAACCACCGCCTGTGCGACCCCGTGAGCCTCCGCGTCGAGACCGTGCGCGGCGACGCGGTTGTCGACGTCACCCAGATCTCCACGCTCACCACGTCGGGACTGCCCGACCCGAAGTACGACTTCGGCCTCGCGCTCACGGCGCCCGAGGGCGGCTTCGATCCCAACGTGACGTACCGCATTACCTATACGACCTGCACCCCAGACGAGCAGATCGATCCGAAGGGCACCGAGTACACCAACGAGGCGACGGTTGACATCTTCCCCGAGACCTCGGGCGTCATCGGCGTCACGCAGGACTGGAACATCTCGGCCGATGTGGCGAAGTCGGGCAGCGTGCTCGGCGGCGCCGACCGCAACGGTGTGATCCGGTGGACGGTGACGGTCGCGGGTGATCACCTCGCCGGCAAGAACGGCTTCGACCTCAGCGAGGCGCTCACGGGCGCCCACGCGGTATGCGCCGACACCATCGACGGCATCCGCGTCCACGAGCGTTACGGCCCCAGCAACGCCAAGCAGACCGAGATCACCGGCAAGCTCAGCATCACGGAGACGTCGGCGTCGACGGACGCCTTCGCCGCGCGCGTCGACGTGGTCGACCCGTCGTTCGCGTTCAAGCCGTCCAACTACCAGTACCTCATCCAGTACCGCACGTGCGGGACCATCGACGGCCTCCCCGAGGGCGGCACCGAGTTCGGCAACTCCGTGAACGTCGACGGCGAGATCGCGACGAGCACGCCCAAGGCGCCGGGACGCACCGACCAGAAGACCGGCGGCATCAACACGGCCGCCGTGACGCTCGACGGTGTCGAGCACCTGCCGCAGACGACGATGAACTGGAACATCACGGTTCCCGGCGAGCGCCTCGACGAGCTCGCCGGTGACCTTACGGTGACCGACACCCTCTCGGGCGCGCACCAGGTCTGCGAGGCTGGCGACAGCGGCGATGTCGTCGACCGGCTCGGGCTGCGAGTGCAGGCCCGCGACCAGATCCAGAACGGCGGCCTTGCGACCGTCGACCTCTCCGACGGCGTGACCGCGTCGCTCGACGGCGAGACGATCACCATCAGCATTCCGCGACCGACGCTGCCGGTGCCCGGCGGTGGCGAGCAGGCGGGCTTCAGCAAGGAGTACCAGTACGTCATCTCGTACACGACCTGCACGACGAGCGGCGGTATGGATGCGCCCGGGACGGCGTACGGCAACAGCGCCACGGTCGAGGGCAAGACATACGAGCACTCGGTGACCCAGAGCAACCGCGGTAGCGGTACCGGTCAGGGGGTCGCCCGCGGCTCGTTCGCGATCGAGAAGGGCCTCGCTGACACGGCGGGCGCCGGCTTCGTGCCCGACGATGCGACGTTCACCGTGCACGTCAAGGAGATCGACCCGAACGGCTCCGTGCAACTCGAGTACGACCTGCAGGTGCCCCTGAACGGTGACGCCGTGAGCGGCCTGAACTCGCGTGGCACCGGCTGGACGGTTGAGCTGTCCGAGCCGAACCTCCCGAGCGTTCCGGGCGTGACCTGGGGAGCGCCGGCATTCGCCGCGAGCCCGGGTGTGACGCCGAGCGCCGACGGCACGACCGCGATCGTCGCCCTCGACCCCAAGTCGAATGTCGCCGTCTCGCTCGAGAACTCGGCGCTGCTCGGCTCCGTTCAGGTCGAGAAGGTCATCCAGGGGGGTGCCGCCGCCCTCGTCGGCCCCGACACGGAGTTCGCGATGACGGCACGCATCGACGTTTCACCCCTCGGCGCGAGCTTCCCGGCCCAGCCCGACCGCGCGTTCACGGTGAAGGCGGGGGAGCCGTACACGCTCACCGACCTACCGATCGGAGCGATCGTGACGGTGACCGAGACGCTGCCCGCGGACGATGACCTCTTCACGTGGTCACCGGCCGTCGTGTCCCCCGAGCGCATCGAGGTGCTGGCCGACCACGCGTCCGAGCCCGGCATCTTCACCGTGACCAACACGGTGGAGCGTTCGGTTGGCACCTTCACGCTCGTGAAGCAGGTCGAGGGCGAGCAGGCCGGGAACCCGGCCGTTCCCGCCGACGTCACCGTGACGGCGACCTGGACCGACGCTGAGGGAACGGCCCAGGAGAAGGTCCTGACGGTCCCGACCGACGGCACGCCCGTGCCGTTCGGCGAATCGCTGCTGGTCGGCACCGAGGTGACGCTCACCGAGACGCCGCTCGTCGACGGCTCGAGCATCGCCTGGGCTGCGCCGGTCTGGTCCGGCACGGGCGTGACGCAGGACGGCGAGAGCGCTGTCGTCACGATCGGCCGTGCTGCGGACGCCACCGTCACCCTCGGCAATCACGCGGCGACCTCGACCGCCGGCATCAGTCTCATCAAGGGCGTCGCGGGTGCGGCGGCCGGAGAGGTCGCCGACGACACCGAGTTCCCTGTAACGGCCACCTGGGTCGACGCCGACGGCGTGACGCAGTCGCGCGACCTCACGATCAACTCCGTCACGCCGACGGAGCTCGGAGAAGACCTGCCTGCCGGCACGGTCGTCACGATCACCGAGGGTGAGCGCCCGGCATTCGACACCGTCGTGTGGGGTTCGATCACGATCTCCGGCGAGGGCGTCACCGACACGGGCGACGGGAGCGCGACGGTCATCGTCTCGGATCAGCACGATGAGATGACATTCGTGACGGTCATCAATGAGGCGACATGGGCTCCGGGCACCTTCGGGCTATCGAAGGAGGTCGTCGGGGTCGCGCTCGACGCTCCGGACGTGCCCGAGACGTTCACCGTCGTCGCGTCCTGGATCGACCAGGCCGGGGTCGAGCAGTCGACCGAACTGGTGCTGCCCGTTGATGGCACGTTCGTCGAGTTCGACGGGACGCTGCCATACGGAACCGAGGTCACGCTGACCGAGGTCGCGCCGGCCGACAGCGACCGGTTCGTGTGGGAGCCAGCGGAATGGGCCGGCGATGACGCATTGGCGGTCCACGACGACGGCAGCGCCGTGCTGACGATCGGCGCAGCCACGGTCGCCGAGGTTCGCGTCACGAACACGGCAACGGCGAAGCTCGGCACGATCCTGCTCGACAAGGCGCTCACCGGTGACGGTGCCGCGCACGTCGAGGACGGCACGACGTTCCCCGTGACGGTCACGTGGACCGACCTGTTCGGCGAGACGCAGGAACGGGACGTCGAAGTGACCGCCGGTGAGCCCCTCGTCATCGACGGGTTGCCGCTCGGCACCGAGATCGAGTTCGTCGAGGGCCGAGTCGACACTGCCGACACCATCGAGTGGAGCGGCGTCGAATGGTCGACCAACGACGAGGCCGTAACACTGGCCGCCGACGGTGAGCGAGCCGTCGTGGTGGTGACCGGCGAGCCCGGGGCGAAGGTCACGATCACGCTCACGAACGCGTTCGACGAGCGTGAAGGTCTCGCGAGCACGGGTGGCGACAGCTTCGCCGCGATCGTCCTGACGGCGATCGGCCTGCTCGCGGCCGGTGCGATCGCGCTCGTGATCCGCCGCCGACGCGCGGCCTAACCGAGGCGCATGAAGGGCGTCACCGATCCGAGTGGTCGGTGGCGCCCTTCGACGCGTCTGACGCGGTGGCGACTCCGGAGCGTCCCGGTCACCCCGCCCCCGCATCCCGCACGCAGGGGCCGCCCAGGTCGCACCTGTTCCGCCGCGAAACCTGCGAGCTACCCTCTGCCCATGCATCCCGAGCCGATCAACGCGCACGGCCCGGGCCTCGTCGGCCCCACGATCGCGACTCAAGGCTGGTACGACGCGCTGTTCCTCCACTGGCGCATCGAGCCGCGGGCGACCGCGGCCCTGCTTCCGGCCGGCACCGAGCCGGACGTCTTCGACGGGTCGACGTGGGTCGGGCTCATTGCCTTTCGCCTGCGGGATGCTCGAGTGTGGCCCGGTATCGGGTTCGGGCCCTTCGGCACCTTCGTCGAGATCAACGTGCGGCTCTACAGCGTGGATGTGGAGGGACGGCGCGCCGTCGTGTTCCGGTCGCTGGATGCCCCGAGCCTGCCGGCCGTGCTCGCCGCGCGTTGCCTGCCCGGGATGCGGTACGTGTGGGCCGCGACCGGCCAGCGGGTCGAGGCAGGCACGATCCGCTACCGCTCGCGCCGCGGGCGGCACGGGGCTGGCACGAGGATCGACGCGCGCGTCGACCCGTCGACACTGGCCAATGACCCGCTGTCGACGTTTCTGACGGCGCGATGGGCCCTGCACCAGCGATGGCTCGGGCGAACGCTCCGCCTGCCAACCGACCACGCGCCCTGGCGGCTGCACCCTGCCAGGCTCTTGCGCCTCGAAGATGAGCTGGTCGCCGCGGCCGGGCTGCCGGGCGTCACCGAGCGCCCGCCCGATTCGGTGCTCTACAGCCCGGGGGTCCGCGCGCGGTTCGGCATCCCCGCGTCCGTGCGCGTCGACGGGGGTCTCGGGAGAAACGTGCATGCTTCGGGGGTCGACCGACTCCGGGCGTCGTCCCTTCGCAGTACCCTCGGCACATGATTCCCGAGCACTGGATCGAGCACCGCAGGCCCGACGGTGAGCGACTCGGATGGATCGTTCCGGTCGGCGACGGCTTTGGCACCGTGGATGCGCTCGGGCGCATCGATATCGAGGGGCCGGTCGACTGGTTCGACGCCGAGCGATCACTCGACGAGCGCGGTCTCGGCTACCTCGCCGACCGATACATGCTCCGGCAGCCCTGCGGAAATGAGCGGCCCGTGCGCATCGGCGAGCTCCGTGACGACGAACTCGTCGTGGTGGCCGACGAGTTCGGGGCGGCGTCGGCCGTCGGCGCCAACCCCGCCCGCATCTCGCTGCCGTTCCCGGCGCCCGACTCGCTGCAGCGCCCCGAGTAGGCGCCGGGGCGCCGCGCACCGGCTCCGCGGCACCGGGTGGGCGAGTGAGGCGCGCCATGTGCCGGCCCACACTCGTGCGCCGCGGCGGTTGCGAACGATCCCATCCGTCACCCGCACGTGTCAGTCGGCCGTGTGCTGGTTCGCACATTGCCGATAAAGTGCCACCGGCGGGCCCCAACCAGGCGCCGCGTTCCCGCCTCGACGACCGCGACGTGGTCGAGGCTGAAGCCGGTCAGACAGTGGGCCCGGAGATGAGCCCTCGAAAGGAAGAACCGTATGAGCCAGCCCAAGGTGGTCGAATTCCAGGACGACACGATGCTCGTCCGCAAGACGTTCGCCCAGTTCCCGTCGGGTGTATCGGTGCTCGCCATCGACAAGGACGGTGACAAGCACGCCCTTGTGGCGTCGTCGTTCATGGTCGGCGTGTCGCTCGAGCCCTGCCTCGTGGCCGTGGCGGTGCAGAAGTCATCGGAGACCTGGGACGAGATCAAGGACGCCGCTTCGATCGGCGTGTCGATCTTTGGCAAGGGCCAGGGCGACCTCACCCGCAAGCTCGCGGGCAAGGACCGCGCCGCGCGCTTCGCCGACGTCGCGGTCGACGTCGACCACAGTGGTGCCGTCTTCATCGAGGGTGCCGCCCTGTGGCTGGAGACGAAGATCCACTCGGTGTCCGAGGCCGGCGACCACTGGATGGCGCTGCTCGAGGTCACCCGCATGGGCGTCGGCGAGAACGAGCCGCTGATCTGGCACGGCGCCAAGTTCCGCGAGCTCGTCGCGGAGGACTCGATCGACGTGCAGTAGTCGCGAGAACCGGCCGCGTCCGCACCACGTGAAGACGCCCCTGCGCACCCGACGATGCCACCGGCATCCGGATGCTCTGGGGCGTTTTCGCGTCTCGGCGCAGACGGCGGCGTACGGCCCCACGGCTGCGGGGTGTCACCGGCGTACGACGACTATGGAGCGGCCGCCGGCCCCTTCGTGGCTGAGACGCCGGACGGCGATGCGATAGGGCGAGCCGCCGCGGGCGGCGCGGCCGGTGTCGCCGCGGGGATGAGCACGAGCGCGAAGAGCAGCGCGAGCACGATGAGCGCCGCGACCATCGCGACCGTTCCGATCCAGCCGAACGCGACGTAGAGCACGCCACCGAGGAACCCGAACACGCTCGAGCCGAGGTAGTAGTTGAAGTTGTAGATGGCGCTCGACTGGGCGCGCCCCCGGTGCGGGATGCTGCCCGCGATGCCGGATGCGACCGAGTGCGCGGCGAAGAACCCGCCGGTCATGACGATGAGGCCGGCAAGGATGAGCCAGACGGGCGCCGCGAGCGTGAGCGCGGTGCCGGCGAGCATGACGAGGGTGCAGCCGAGGAGCACGTACTTGCGCGGGAAGCGCGCGGCGAGCGAGCCGGCGATGGGTGACGTCGCGGAGCCCGCGAGGTAGGCGAGGAACGCCAGCCCGACCAGCCACGTCGGGAGTCGGTACGGGTCGGCGAGCAGTCGGAAGCCGAGGAAGTTGTACATGGCGACGAATCCGCCCATGAGCAGCATCGGCTGCGCGTAGACGCCGATGAGCGACGGCGTGCGCAGATGCGAGGCGACGTGCCCGAGCGTGGTCGTGACCTGCCGGGCGAACGCGATCTCACCCCGCCGCGGCGGGGTGAAGCCCCTCGGTTGCGGCACGACGGCGATGAAGGCGATGGTCGCGGCGACGGCGAGGATCGAAACGCCGAGCAGGCCGATGCGCCAGCCCAGCACGTCGCCGAGCGGGGCTGAGATGAGGCGCCCCGACAGTCCGCCGATCGTGTTGCCTGCCACGTAGGTGCCGGCCACGAGCGGTGCGACACGCGTCGCGATCTCTTCGTTCAGGTAGGCCAGCGCGACCGCCGGTACGCCGCCGAGGGCGATGCCCTCGAGTAGGCGCAGTGCGAGCGCCACTTCGAAGTAGGGCATGGCCGCGGTGATGAAACCCAGCAGTGTTGCGCTCGTGACCGACCAGATCATGACGCGAACCCGCCCGAAGCGGTCGGCGACGAGCGACCACGGAATCGCCGAGAGGGCGACGCCGAGCGTGCCGAGCGAGACCATGAGCGACGCATGCGACGCCTCGACCTCGAACTCGGCCGAGATCTGCGGCAGCACGGCCTGCGGAGCATACAGCTGCGCGAAGGTGACGATGCCCGCGAACAGCAGCGCCAGGCGCACGTCGCGGAAGGCTCGCGTGCCTCGCTCGTGCCCGTCCCAAGCGTCACTGGGCGGGGGAGGGGGCACGGTCGTCACGTTCCCACCGTAGCGGGCTGAGTATCGCTCAGGAGAGCTGTGACGCAACGCTTCGGGCCGCGTCGCGGGTGACGGATCGCGCAGATTTGGCCGCCCGCGGCACGTGTGTGTAAGCTAGCCGTCGGTCGTTCGCCGGAAGGTGATACAGCCGTGCGCCCGTAGCTCAACGGATAGAGCATCTGACTACGGATCAGAAGGTTGGGGGTTCGAATCCCTCCGGGCGCGCACTGGTTGAGACAGTCACGAAACGCCCCGCACGCGCGGGGCGTTTCGTCGTCTCAGGCGCGGGTCTCGTCGATCGTGGAGTCGGTCCCGGCGGCCTCGATGACGGCTCCCGCCGCGTAGAGCGTCGCCTCGGAGGAGTCGCCGCCGATGAGCTGGAGGCCGACCGGGAGGTCGTTCGCGCCCGTGCCGGAGGGCACGCTGAGGGAGGGATGCCCCGAAAGGTCGGTCGGGCAGGTGTTGAGCACCGACGTGCCGCCGATGCGCGAGATGACCTCGACGAACGAGTGCCGCTCGGTCGACAGCTCCGTCGCGACCGTCGTCGTCGTCGGCGTCAGCAGCACCCGACCGTCGGCCGTCGCCTCGTCGAGCTGGCGCGTGAGCTCGATTCGCAAGTTCTGCGCCTTCGCGTAGTGCGCGCCGTGGTAGTGATCGCGCAGGTGCTCGGCGGCGAGGAGGTTGAGCTGCGTCAGCACCGGGACGAGGCGCGGCGACGTGCGGTATTGAGCCGAGTAGGTCGAGAGCGCCTGCGGGTCGATTCGGCCGCGATGAAAGTAGCCGGCGCCCGCAGAGTCGATCATGGCCCGCATGCTGAAGGTCAGCAGCCCGTTCTCGATCGGCCACGCCGATTGCCACAGGGGCACCGACACGTGCTCGATCGTGGCGCCGGCGTCGCGAAGCGCGTCGCAGGCGCGCTCGAAGCACTCGCGGACATCGTCGGAGCTCCACTCGACGGCCTCGTCGACCACGGCGAAGCGCAGGCCCTCGACCCCGCGTCCGATGCCCGCCTCGTAGTCGTCGACGACCGGGACGGAGCGCCGCCACTGCGGGTCGCGCCAGTCGGGGCCCACCAGGGCCTGCAGCACGCGGGCGTTGGTCGCCACGTCGCGCGTCATCGGGCCGATGTGGTCGAGGGTGTGGTCGAAATACGTGAGCCCGTACGAGGGAACGAGGCCGTGCGTGGCCTTCATGCCGACGATGCCCGACCACGACGACGGGATGCGGATGCTGCCCGCTTCGTCGGCGCCGAGCGCGAAGTCGACCGCGCCCGACGCGACGGCGGCCGCCGATCCGGTCGAGGAGCCGCCGGTCGAGTACGCGGGGTTCTTCGGATTGAGGGCGGGGCCGTAGACGCTACCCTCGCCGCCGCCCATCGCCATGTCTTCGAGGTTGGTCTTGCCGACGATCGTGGCGCCGGCGGCAAGAATGCGCTCGACGGCGACGGCGTCCTCCGTCGGCACGAGCGTCGGCTGCATGCGCGACGCGTTGGTCATCGGTACCCCGGCGACCGCGATCGAATCCTTCACGGCCGCCGTGAGACCCGCGAGCGGCCCGTCCTCGGCGCCCTCGACCCGGCACAGGCGAATGAACGCGTTGTACGGGTCTTCCTCCGCGGTCGGCGCGCGTCCGGGGTCCCGCCGCGGGAACGACACCGGCGGGGCGGCCGGCTCGGGCAGCTCGTCAAGGGTGTCGAACTCCCGCATCATGCCGGCGAGCACCGGAACGAGCTCGGCGGCCTCCTCGCGCCCGAGGTCGACGCCGCGGCGGCGCGCGTACTCCTGCAGTTCTTCGGCGTGCGGCGGGCGAACGTGGCCGTACTCCCGGTCCGGGCGCATGCGTTCCTCCTCGTCATCGTGGTCGGAACCGTCTCAATGACAGTCTGCCTGAACGACGGTGTGGAATCCCCCGGGCTCACGGCGACGCCGATGCCTCCGTCGGTTGTCATGCCGTCGTCCTGGCGGACGATTTCATGGCGTGGCCTCGCCTGACCTCGATACAGTGCTTGAAGCCGTACCCCCGCGGCGCCAGGATGCGTCGACCGGCGCGCCATCAAGCTACGGATGTTCGACCTGACGGCGCTCGGCACCGACGCGCCGATCACAATCAAGGAGCAGCATGGGCTTCATCAAGGCATTTCAAGGCGCGATCGGCGGCATGTTCGCCGACCAGTGGGTCGACTTCCTCGTCCCGCCGACGGGGCTCGCCCCAACGGCCGCCCTGTTCCCGGCCGTCGCGAAGGGCACGGATGCCGGGCGCGGTGCGAATACGAAGGGCTCCGAGCACGTCATCACGAACGGCAGCAAGATCGTCGTGCCGGAGGGCTATGCGCTGCTGACCTTCCAGGACGGCGAGCTCACGGGTCTCATCGCCGAGCCCGGAGGGTACGAGTACGCGTCGAACCACCAGCAGTCGCAGTCGGTCTTCACGGGCGGCGGTTTCATCTCGCCGACGGTGATGTCGTCGTGGGAGCGCTTCAAGTTCGGCGGCCAGCCCGCAACCCAGCAGCTCGCCTTCTACGTCAACCTCAAAGAGATCCCGAACAACCGCTTCGGCACGCAATCGGAGATCTACTGGGACGACGCCTATCTCGGCGCCCAGGTCGGTGCGATCACTCGAGGCACGTACAGCCTGCGCATCATCGACCCGGTCCTCTTCGCCAAGCAGTTCGTTCCGTACGCCTATCTCGGCACCGACGCCCGCGTGTTCGACTTCGGCGACTTCGACAACGACGCGGCGACCCAGCTGTTCAACGAGGTCGTCTCGTCGCTCGCGCCCGCCTTCTCGATTTACACGAATGACCCGAGCAAGGGCAACCGCATGGCCCGCATCCAGGGCGACTCGCTCGGCTTCGCGCAGTCGCTCTCGCATGCCGTCGAGCAGGCGTATCAGTGGGCGAGCGGGCGCGGGCTCGTGATCTCGCAGGTCGCCATCCAGGCGATCGAGTACGACGAAGACACGCGCAAGCTGCTGTCCGACGTGAAGAAGGCGGATGCGCTCTCGGGAAATCGCGGGGCGTCGTTCCTGCAGCAATCCGTCGCGCGCGGCTTCGAGTCGGCAGGGCAGAACTCGGGTGGGCAGGGCATCGCCATGATGGGCATGGGCATGAACGCCGCGGGCGGCGCCATGAACTTCCAGCAGAACCCGAACCAGCCGGCCCCCTATCAGAATCCGTTCCAGCAGGGGCAGCAGCCGCAGCAACAGGCGTCGGCTCCGCAGGGCCAGCCCCAGCAGGGCCAGCCCCAGCAGACCTCGGGCGCACCCGCGACCGTCGACGACAGCGTGAGTCAGCTCGCGAAGTTCAAGCAGATGCTCGATCAGGGGCTGATCTCGCAGGACGACTACGACGCCGCCAAGCGTCGCGCGCTCGGGCTCGACTAGTCACCGCAATTCCGAAGGACAGGCGTCACATGACCGGCCAACACCCACCCAGCCCGCCGGGAGGCCACAACCCCGTCGGCGGGCAGCGGCCAGTTGGCCCGGATGCTCCGGGAGGCGTCGGCTGGGCCGGTCACCCGGTCGCGCCGGGGCAGCAGGCGGCGCCGCCTGCCCACCCCGACCAGGCAGCGCCGCCGGCCCAGCCGGCACCCGGCAGGCTGCCGCACCCGTACGAGAGCGCCCCGCAGACCGCGCAGGGCATGATCGACGGCGTCACGAGCCAGGGACTTCCGCCCGACTACGCGCCGCCCGCGGCGCCCGGCGGGCTCGTAAACCCGCACGGCTCGACCGCAGGACCAGCCGCCCCAGCGCAGCAGGCGCCGGTCCAGCAGGCGCCGGACCAGCAGGCCGGGGCCGCGCCGACGCCGGGGGACGCCAACGGTCCGCATCCCGACCTCGAATCGGTCTTGACCGGGGGGCCGAAGCGCCGGGTCGTCGACACCTCGTCGGGCCGAAGCGACGGGCTCGAGCGATGCCCGAAGTGCGGTTCGACGGACGTCGTGCACCGCATCGACAGCAGCATGCTCATGTGCACGTTCTGCCGCAACGAGTGGAACGAGACCTCGCTCGAGGCGAAGTTCGGCTTCGATTCGCCGATCGACCAGCTGCGCGGCACGCTGCTCGGATCGGGCGCCTCCAACACGCCCGAGTCGAGCGAAGCCGTCGTGACGCTCAAGTGCGGAGCCTGCGGCGCCGAGGTCGTGGTCAACACCGCCGAGGCCCTGCAGTCGCGATGCCACTGGTGCCGCAACACGCTGTCGATCAACCAGCAATTGCCGAACGGCGCCGTACCGGACGGTGTGCTGCCGTTCTCGATCACCCGAGACGAGGCGATCAAGCGCATCGAGGAGTTCGTCAAGGCCCGCAAGTTCTTCGCGCATCCCACGTTCGTGAAGGAGTTCGCCGCGAGCGAGGTCGTCGGCGTCTACCTCCCCTACCTCACGGTCGACGCGAACGCGTCGGTCGAGCTCGAGGGCCAGGGCGAGGTGCTGATCCGCACCCGGACCGTGTCGACGGGGTCCGGGAACAACCAGTCAAGCAAGACGGTGTACGACGCCGACCTGTATCAGCTGGGACGGGCGTTCGACATCCTCGTCGACGACATTCAGCTCGAGTCGTCGCAGCAGCGCGCCGACCAGGACACCTCGCGCAACACGAACAACATCATCAACGCGATCCTTCCATTCGACGTCAAGCACGCGGTCACCTACAACGCGAACTACCTGCGGGGCTACACCTCGGAACGGCGCGACATGGATGTGCGACAGCTCATGCGCGCCGCCGACGAGCAGACCCTGTCGATCGCCCGCGCCCGCGCGAACGAGTCGACGCGCCAGTACAACCGCGGCGTGCGGTGGGAGCGGGAGTCGATCGCGGTGCATGGCACGCGCTGGCTCGCGCTCTACGTGCCCGTGTGGCTGTACAGCTACTACCAGGAGCGCAAGGACGGCCCCGGCCTGCTGCACTACGTGGCGGTCAACGGGCGAACCGGCGAGACGATGGGCAGCGTTCCCGTGCGGCAGGGCAGGCTCATCGGCATCTCGACCCTCATCGGCGGCGTCATCACGGCGGCGAGCGTCGCGGTCGTCATCGGCGCCGCGATCGGAGGGTTCCTGTGGTGATCGAACTTCTCATCGACGCGCATGCGGCGCTGGGCGGAAGCGGCCTCCTCGAGGCATCGAACAGCGACAGCGAGGGCGGCGGCATCCTCGCGATTCTGGCGCTCGGGCCGCTCGCGGGCATCGGCTTCTACACGTGGACCTACCGGCGTTACCGCAACACCGACAAGCGGCACGTCTACGAGCACGAGACGGCGAGCGAGGTGCGCAACCCGCGAACCTACGACCGCAAGCTCA
This sequence is a window from Pseudoclavibacter endophyticus. Protein-coding genes within it:
- a CDS encoding DUF5979 domain-containing protein: MKGLLAIVGALGVAVTGVTAFPSAAEAAPNPGIVISDVTLATSDGGQATVGDTLTVSGAWDATAADPQPGDVFTIGLPPELGFEQAVPFNLDGPTLDGDVVTWATCLTDPGAGIANCTLTEHVATYPLEVGGTFEFEVVAEEATDATSVIFDLNGTETPVELPGGGGIDDGVVVPHEWNKSGVLNGNKWSMTWTINLPGAALAGHGVVNVFDDLSDNHRLCDPVSLRVETVRGDAVVDVTQISTLTTSGLPDPKYDFGLALTAPEGGFDPNVTYRITYTTCTPDEQIDPKGTEYTNEATVDIFPETSGVIGVTQDWNISADVAKSGSVLGGADRNGVIRWTVTVAGDHLAGKNGFDLSEALTGAHAVCADTIDGIRVHERYGPSNAKQTEITGKLSITETSASTDAFAARVDVVDPSFAFKPSNYQYLIQYRTCGTIDGLPEGGTEFGNSVNVDGEIATSTPKAPGRTDQKTGGINTAAVTLDGVEHLPQTTMNWNITVPGERLDELAGDLTVTDTLSGAHQVCEAGDSGDVVDRLGLRVQARDQIQNGGLATVDLSDGVTASLDGETITISIPRPTLPVPGGGEQAGFSKEYQYVISYTTCTTSGGMDAPGTAYGNSATVEGKTYEHSVTQSNRGSGTGQGVARGSFAIEKGLADTAGAGFVPDDATFTVHVKEIDPNGSVQLEYDLQVPLNGDAVSGLNSRGTGWTVELSEPNLPSVPGVTWGAPAFAASPGVTPSADGTTAIVALDPKSNVAVSLENSALLGSVQVEKVIQGGAAALVGPDTEFAMTARIDVSPLGASFPAQPDRAFTVKAGEPYTLTDLPIGAIVTVTETLPADDDLFTWSPAVVSPERIEVLADHASEPGIFTVTNTVERSVGTFTLVKQVEGEQAGNPAVPADVTVTATWTDAEGTAQEKVLTVPTDGTPVPFGESLLVGTEVTLTETPLVDGSSIAWAAPVWSGTGVTQDGESAVVTIGRAADATVTLGNHAATSTAGISLIKGVAGAAAGEVADDTEFPVTATWVDADGVTQSRDLTINSVTPTELGEDLPAGTVVTITEGERPAFDTVVWGSITISGEGVTDTGDGSATVIVSDQHDEMTFVTVINEATWAPGTFGLSKEVVGVALDAPDVPETFTVVASWIDQAGVEQSTELVLPVDGTFVEFDGTLPYGTEVTLTEVAPADSDRFVWEPAEWAGDDALAVHDDGSAVLTIGAATVAEVRVTNTATAKLGTILLDKALTGDGAAHVEDGTTFPVTVTWTDLFGETQERDVEVTAGEPLVIDGLPLGTEIEFVEGRVDTADTIEWSGVEWSTNDEAVTLAADGERAVVVVTGEPGAKVTITLTNAFDEREGLASTGGDSFAAIVLTAIGLLAAGAIALVIRRRRAA
- a CDS encoding SPFH domain-containing protein; translated protein: MGFIKAFQGAIGGMFADQWVDFLVPPTGLAPTAALFPAVAKGTDAGRGANTKGSEHVITNGSKIVVPEGYALLTFQDGELTGLIAEPGGYEYASNHQQSQSVFTGGGFISPTVMSSWERFKFGGQPATQQLAFYVNLKEIPNNRFGTQSEIYWDDAYLGAQVGAITRGTYSLRIIDPVLFAKQFVPYAYLGTDARVFDFGDFDNDAATQLFNEVVSSLAPAFSIYTNDPSKGNRMARIQGDSLGFAQSLSHAVEQAYQWASGRGLVISQVAIQAIEYDEDTRKLLSDVKKADALSGNRGASFLQQSVARGFESAGQNSGGQGIAMMGMGMNAAGGAMNFQQNPNQPAPYQNPFQQGQQPQQQASAPQGQPQQGQPQQTSGAPATVDDSVSQLAKFKQMLDQGLISQDDYDAAKRRALGLD
- a CDS encoding flavin reductase family protein, which gives rise to MSQPKVVEFQDDTMLVRKTFAQFPSGVSVLAIDKDGDKHALVASSFMVGVSLEPCLVAVAVQKSSETWDEIKDAASIGVSIFGKGQGDLTRKLAGKDRAARFADVAVDVDHSGAVFIEGAALWLETKIHSVSEAGDHWMALLEVTRMGVGENEPLIWHGAKFRELVAEDSIDVQ
- a CDS encoding amidase family protein, encoding MRPDREYGHVRPPHAEELQEYARRRGVDLGREEAAELVPVLAGMMREFDTLDELPEPAAPPVSFPRRDPGRAPTAEEDPYNAFIRLCRVEGAEDGPLAGLTAAVKDSIAVAGVPMTNASRMQPTLVPTEDAVAVERILAAGATIVGKTNLEDMAMGGGEGSVYGPALNPKNPAYSTGGSSTGSAAAVASGAVDFALGADEAGSIRIPSSWSGIVGMKATHGLVPSYGLTYFDHTLDHIGPMTRDVATNARVLQALVGPDWRDPQWRRSVPVVDDYEAGIGRGVEGLRFAVVDEAVEWSSDDVRECFERACDALRDAGATIEHVSVPLWQSAWPIENGLLTFSMRAMIDSAGAGYFHRGRIDPQALSTYSAQYRTSPRLVPVLTQLNLLAAEHLRDHYHGAHYAKAQNLRIELTRQLDEATADGRVLLTPTTTTVATELSTERHSFVEVISRIGGTSVLNTCPTDLSGHPSLSVPSGTGANDLPVGLQLIGGDSSEATLYAAGAVIEAAGTDSTIDETRA
- a CDS encoding YqjF family protein, encoding MHPEPINAHGPGLVGPTIATQGWYDALFLHWRIEPRATAALLPAGTEPDVFDGSTWVGLIAFRLRDARVWPGIGFGPFGTFVEINVRLYSVDVEGRRAVVFRSLDAPSLPAVLAARCLPGMRYVWAATGQRVEAGTIRYRSRRGRHGAGTRIDARVDPSTLANDPLSTFLTARWALHQRWLGRTLRLPTDHAPWRLHPARLLRLEDELVAAAGLPGVTERPPDSVLYSPGVRARFGIPASVRVDGGLGRNVHASGVDRLRASSLRSTLGT
- a CDS encoding MFS transporter, producing MTTVPPPPPSDAWDGHERGTRAFRDVRLALLFAGIVTFAQLYAPQAVLPQISAEFEVEASHASLMVSLGTLGVALSAIPWSLVADRFGRVRVMIWSVTSATLLGFITAAMPYFEVALALRLLEGIALGGVPAVALAYLNEEIATRVAPLVAGTYVAGNTIGGLSGRLISAPLGDVLGWRIGLLGVSILAVAATIAFIAVVPQPRGFTPPRRGEIAFARQVTTTLGHVASHLRTPSLIGVYAQPMLLMGGFVAMYNFLGFRLLADPYRLPTWLVGLAFLAYLAGSATSPIAGSLAARFPRKYVLLGCTLVMLAGTALTLAAPVWLILAGLIVMTGGFFAAHSVASGIAGSIPHRGRAQSSAIYNFNYYLGSSVFGFLGGVLYVAFGWIGTVAMVAALIVLALLFALVLIPAATPAAPPAAARPIASPSGVSATKGPAAAP